A window of Rhododendron vialii isolate Sample 1 chromosome 11a, ASM3025357v1 genomic DNA:
CAATGTGATTTTCCATTCCTAGGACTAGGAGCTGTGCTGAGAGAGCAAAATATTAAATAACCGTTCTTTAGCCTCTCAATGGGACGGCCATTCATCTAAAATTTAGGACTAGGAGCTGTGCTGAGAGAGCAAAATATTAAATAACCGTTCTTTAGCCTCTCAATGGGACGGCCATTCATCTAAAATTTAGGACTAGGAGCTGTGCTGAGAGAGCAAAATATTAAATAACCGTTCTTTAGCCTCTCAATGGGACGGCCATTCATCTAAAATTTAGGACTAGGAGCTGTGCTGAGAGAGCAAAATATTAAATAACCGTTCTTTAGCCTCTCAATGGGACGGCCATTCATCTAAAATTTAGGACTAGGAGCTGTGCTGAGAGAGCAAAATATTAAATAACCGTTCTTTAGCCTCTCAATGGGACGGCCATTCATCTAAAATTTAGGACTAGGAGCTGTGCTGAGAGAGCAAAATATTAAATAACCGTTCTTTAGCCTCTCAATGGGACGGCCATTCATCTAAATTTGTTGACGATAATTTCATCTGTGAAAAATTATCTGTGATCTACGTTCTGATGCTTTACAAAACAAACATCAAAATAAGCATTCAAAGAGAACGTCCATCTCATTCTAGTACACCAACAAGGCCTAAATGCGCACACATTCACAAAGTTTGTGGAGTCCACATATACTGCCCCGTGCAGTGCGTGTGGACCCCACCAGTAAAACTCACTATAACCATGGGAAGTAATTTACTCACAGCAAGCATCTTGACCACAGGACTCTCACCGGTCATGACAATGTGTACAGTAAGACAGGGTTGTTAAATTTCCTAATAGAAGAAAATTCCTGAACCCTGGACTCCCAAGGAAAATGTGGCATACTGTCACCACCAAGAGAAATGAGTGTCCTATTGCATACACTACCACGTGAGTactattttgttcaccctccttaaaagagggcgAACATTACCTtccctcttattggttgaaatggtataAATTCTAccttgcaatacactttttgataagcatgacatcactttgtggtggtaTCAACACCATTCCAACCAataagaaggagggtaatgttcatcctcttttaaggagggacTAAAATCCTACCAGGTGCGGAAAATTCAGGTGCCATTTACTGAATTTCAGATGCCAGATTACACAGATTCATGCTCAGCTGGTACTAGAAAGAATCTGAATTCTACCATGGAAATACACAGCTGGAATTCACCCCCAGGAACAACCTCCATCATCAGAAATAAGCCATGTCCTTCCATGTATATGTCATTTCCCAAAAACCATTTATACGTTGTCCGGACTTCATGGGTTTGTACAGAAAGGCAAGACTAGACATGGAGACTCATACTAGTGTTTGGCACTATTTTGTGGGTCTATTTACTGAGAATTAGTTGGTGGAATAGGATCACTGACATGGTAATTTCTAATTGACCGTACTACTCATTGGTTTGTATAGGGGCCCATCACTTCTGCACTGAAGAGTACCAATATGAGATAATTGGTGTGGAACATGGTATTTGGAGCAAGCAATAACTTTCCCTCCTCAGCTAACCAAGGAAATACGAGATAAGTACGAATCAGTAAATTTTTATCTACAGCACTTTCCTCGAAGATTACCCTTTTGAATCACGCGAATGACTTATTATTCTACCCATGGAATGTCTAAAGAGTATGCACATTCTATGGTTGAAAACAATAATCAAAAGGCCACAACTGAGGATGAAAACGATGACCGCACAATTGCTGTATATAAAGCAATTTGAAGTATCTTCATTAAGGGTTTCCGTGAATCAATAAGTGAAGCACCGACCTATTTCTTTGTAATCAGAGAGTTGATAGTTAGCTGAGTTCTacgcaaaatggaaaatgtttcCTCTCGCTCCCTACTCTATTTAAGTTGAACTTTTGATAGCAAAAATGTGTTTTGTAGATGAGAGCTAAAAGGATAACAACATAGTACAGTCCCGAAGCCAAAGGAAAAACCTTGCAGATTAAACCCCGAAAGCAGTGCAACTCAAAGCCGCAACACCAAGGATAAAATCCCTCTCAGGGTTCAAGCAAATGTGGATAGGATATTCTTCTTCAGCGTGAACTCATCAGCCTTAGTGGCACTGATGGCCTGCACCAACAGAACAGAAATGATTTCATAAAAAATGCAAATCAGTCCCCAAAGTTGATGTCTGAAGCGCTATTACAAACATCATACGCGACTGTACATCCCAACCAGCAGTTATCACCCCTTACAGTAGTTAACATGAACAATACTCCAAGTTAACTCTGCAATTGCGTGtgctaaaaaaaacaattatgcCGTTTTAGATGGATAAGAGGTACGGGACGGGGAATCAAGGTATAATTGAGTTCTTGCCATAATTTTAATGTTTGCGGCTAAGGGTCCTTTAAAGAAAGGGATGGAAGTTTTAGATATGGAAGCTCCTCTAAGTGCTCTGAAAGGTAGAACTGAAACGGAAGCTCCTTTATTTTAGATAATGCAGGCTTATTGTGAATAGTCTTTGTATCATCCAAGAACTCTCACTCATGGGCCTGATAACTGGGTAATGGATAATGCAGGCTTATTGTGATAGTGCAggagctgctgctgctgctgctgctttgcTTTCCTACAGTTGCGCACTCGGTACGAGATGATTCTAATAACTACTGCCATATAGGtctatttgtatttgtatgtgCTGTGACAATGGATGTATTATTGACTTGAGAGTTTTGAAGGCCACATCTTACAAAGTTTTTGTTGGGTATTCTGAGGTCTTGGTGATGGTTAGATTTGGTCTATATATTAAGTTTGTAGATAATTGTTTCGTCTGGGGTTGGCCCCTTGAAGTGTGTACAACTATATAGTGGGTGTATAATTCCAATCTTAGAAAAAAGTCATTTATGAGAGAGGCAATACATAGTTTGCGGCAAAAAACTAGTATCACAGCCATCTTGTTTGTCATGAACAGCCTTCTAAACAAGGGCGATTTATGCCTGTGTGTGTACAAGGCTGTGAATGGAAGCCAAAAAGGCCACTAACTGGGCCTTGAATAATGTTCTAGGACGAAAGAAAGGAGATTTGGTCATGATGATATGTAAAGCAAATAAGTTTCTTGTGCCTGTTTAATGTAACAATCTGATACAGGGAGAGCATTATGCTAGTGGATGCGAACGCAACCACCATATTATAAGGGCAACTAAAGTTTACCTTGTTCAGCATGCGCTCCACGCGCTGGATTTCATTCTTGGCATAGTCAGCACCTTTTTCCATACAGCTCTTGGCAGCTTTCAAGTAGATCTTTCCATACCTGaaacaaaagcaacaaataaacaatagaaaacacaaaatacaTAGCATACAAATTATACAATGTATCCCAATTCCAATTGTTTCTCATTGAGCAACAGGACAATCACTAATCgaacacaaaacaaaactcCGACGCAAATAGTTGCAGAAAAAGTACACTGTGAGGTCCAGACTTATTTATGCATAGGATGAATTGGAGCGACAGAGTGCACTTTTATGTGTCCTAAGTCTGTCTTTAGACTTTCGGATGTTCTTTAAGCAAATATATAACCTACAAGCCAATATCACCACCTTGCAGCAGAACCCTTGAGCTTCTCAGCTTCCTCCTCTATTCGGCCAAAGATGGCTTTCTTCTCCTCACTGCCAGCGCTAACAAACTCCTTCACCAAAGCGTCCAAACTCTCAACTATGCCAGCCTGAATAAAGCATAACCGTCTAGTCAAAGGAAATTAAGAaccaaaaaaggagagaaagaaaCTAATCGGTACGGAAATGTGAATTATTCTGCCACTAACTTTGTCAGTAAGTTGTCCTTTTGCATCACGACTGGTTCCGCACTTCTCATTGATGAAAGTTACAAAGTCATCTAAATCTCGGCCACCATTGTAATCTTCACCAGCTTTGTTGCTCTTAGGAAAGAATTTCAATGTAGGAAAGCCGCTCACACCATATCTGAACAAGCAATAGCCAATCAGATGCATAAGGGAAGAATTATGACAGCAAGATACAAAAACGTTTATACAGTAGACAACAAAATTGTTGACAAATTTATGCTGCatgcatgaaaaaaaaaaaaaaacttatttaaaTATGGCTACATCATATTGACTAAAATAAGAGGAAGCTCAACTtgtattgcaaaaaaaaaacaaatttctacGCGAAAAAAGGGATCTCTGGTAATTCTCCAATCTGAACTCACTTTTCTCCAAGATCCTTGTGTTTGTCAGCATCAAGATTGGCAATTACAACGTCATCCTCAAGCTTAAATGCTGTGGCAACGTTTTCATAAACCTAAACAACAGACAGAAGAATGAAGTGAGGGATCGATCAACGTTGTTTATATGCTCAATCTCATATTACATATAAAATGTAAAACAATCCAAGGGAAACACTACAAATCTACTTACAGGAGCAAGGTTCTTGCAATGGCCacacctataaaaaaaaacacacctcCAGTGGTTAATGATCCAAAGGGTATAAAATTGGATATCAAATTCTAAAATTCATCCCTAAGGGAAACCACTTAACCTAGTAAGAAGAAGCACTAGAGATAAAACATTTACTCTTACCAGGGTGCATAGAACTCAACCAAAACATCCTTCTTTTCATCCAGGACAACCTCATCAAAATTATCAGCTGTTAGAACCACCACATTTGAGGGGGCTGCAGCTATCTTTACATTAGTCCCtgacaaaaaaacaacaatataATGTAAAGTATTTAACAATTGGAAATCCAAAAGTTTCCTTAATACGAAAAATTTAAATAGAATGGCATCCTAGCTCCACATATTAATCTTATCTCCCGGCTACATCACGTAATGACTATGATTCCCATTGCAACTTGCAATACCATTCACACCATAACACacaaaagcaaaagagaaaaactcTTTACGTCACACTATCGCGTGTGGAACTAATGAAGCAAAAAGGATggattttttggttttcttataTTGTACACCTTAAACACCGttgaaacaaaaccaaattcaaCCATTAAGGTCCAAGTTGTGATGATTAATTTTTAAAGATATGAGAAATTTCACAAAGAAATCATATGAAACACAGCTTCTCAATGGAAGAGACACGCCACAATTTTTAAGACCAAATGTCAAATTTTTAGAGCCTCCTACTAAAAGCTTCGCTTCACAAATACTCAATACTATATTCTAGATTATACAGTATATGTCCAACTCCCGTTCTTCAAGACAAAACATTGAGTCACATGGCTCACATCTCACATGCAAGTTAGGATGCAATACAAGTCTTGTCACTCTCCGCAAGTTTTACACGTAAATCAGCGGTCCAGCGTACTCCCACATATCCAAGGAATTTGAGGTTAACAATGTTTTTGTGCAATTGTGCCCAGCCACAGATCCCTATACCTATCAGTGAAAAAcctataaaagaaaaaaaaaacacacacacacaagaagATTTACAGACACTAATAGGAATGAATTGGTTCACAAAGTAGACTATTACCTCCTTCACTATTCACAAACTCAGCAAGAGCTTCAGCATTTCGTGGACCTTCATACCTAACAATTAACAAATCCAGGTGAAATGAGTCAAACTTAAAATATAGATGGGTTTGGGGACCTATAATTTCAAGAGCATATGCATGTCTGAAATCTTCAAGCTCCTTCGGTGACCTAAGCTATAACAAAACAAACGAAGATAGGAAGGACAATAACCATGAAAGCATATACATACTTTTTAGGCTCCAAGGAACCTTTTGGAAACCATTGAATTGTGGGGTACCCAGAAACACCATATTTGCTACAGAGGCTCTTATGTTCATCACAGTCCACCTGCAGCAAACCACCCAACGAACTACATAAAACATCCAAACTAACTTCcattgatcaaaacaaaaacattgtATTAAGGTGATCTATCACGCGTCTTCCAAAGCATTGTTGCACTAACTCTTCCATTCCTACTGCTTTACACATTCTACTGGCCAAGGGTAAGGGTATAAAAATGTTTCTCCAACCTCGTAGCCAAATTAGACATTTGAATCCTCCAATTCTTAAAAGGTTTGAAGTAAAAGAAGATTGACAATATTTAAATTCCTTGCCACTCATATGTACTCCAAATAATTAACAGCATCTTACATTCTACTCCTCTATAACATACTAGAGAGTTAAAGTTCAAGAAGTATCACATATCCAGCCCAACTTTTGAATACCTATAACCGTGCCAATATTCCAATATTCATTTTCTATTGAGGTCTTACACTTACACCTGCACCCTCtgttaataattaatacccagtCCATTAACATAGCCAAATTCGACAACCATGAAAAGTAAGGTTCGTTGCCACGAAAATATTACACGGATGCAAATGGACATGCTGTTAAGCCTTACTATGTTAAGTCAACAGCTTTACATATTTTCATGCAACAAGCAGCACTGAGAAAGCCAAACTAAGGTTTAAGTCAACCTTTCCAATCACAACAGATTTTGCCTTCTTGAAACTTGTTCCAAGCTTCTCATACTCAGGAGCAAGCTTTTTACAGTGGCCACACCTACAATTGAACAAAACCTCAAAGAGTTTAGGTATACCATCTTCAGATTAGCCAACTAGACATCGATTAAAAGCTACTGCATAAGGAATAGCAGCAACGCTATTATCACTCTCATGCAGAAAATGTAAAAGAGAGACAAATATCAAAGTGAATTGAGAAATCAGAGTTCAACAAAAGAGCCCAATTACTTAATACATCCAACAAAAAGGGGAGATCAACTAGTAGAGATATTTGGAAATAGGAGGctcaaaaaataaactgaaaaataatGCAGTAAAAATGGGACGATCATCTTCAAAAAAACAAGTACActacaaaactcttttttttttcttccaaatcaccccaaaactTAAAGCCCGTTTCCCAATTCAACATTTGACCGTGTTTGTAAGATACTAAGATCACATTCACCATCAGTGAGAGGCGATGAAGGACCCCTAGTTGCTTCCTACCGCAGTGAGGCATGAGTGCTGGAAAGTGAAAGAAATAGCAATACTCCAACTCAGCATAAAAGTTAAACACGCAGATTTTTAACATAGCCAGGACAAAGGTGGTGTCTAGTTAGCAAATTGACAGCATTCTAGCCACTTAGCCGAAACCAAAGCTGATTGATCTACAATCTAACGGCAGCAGTAGTCGTAAAACTGTTGTAACTACGAGTCAGATTGCGCCAAAATTAAAACTATAGCGATTACAAAAGACTCTAAACACCACCATACAAACCCAGATTGTCAACTGCTTTATCGTTCAATCGAAAGCATAAATTTAACCGAGAACTTCTGATTCAACTCAAATACAGGTCAATCAAACCCAAATTATCAGCCCGAATAAGCACGGATCTAATCATCCACGTACAGTCAACAACATCGCCAAAGAAtttccaaacaaatcaaaaGAACCCATCAAGCACGTGAAACCAATCTGAATTCCCATCAACCACATACATGAGACGTAAACAACGTAAATACTACTTATAAACATAAATGGGGATGCGTTTTGCATAATACCAAGGAGCGTAGAACTCGACGAGAGCGGCTCGATCTTGGCCCACCTCCTTCTCGAAGTTGTCCTCCGTCAAGACTACCACTTCGTCGGCGAAAGCCGATGAGAGTAGGAACAGGGCCAGGACGGCCAAGGGCCAGCAGATCTGCGAGCTCGACATTTCTTGGTGGAATCCAAAATGTTGATGAAGAAAACTGTTTGTTTAGCTGCCGATGGAATAATAAAAATGGGGAAGACTCTCGGGCGTTGACGGCTTCGTCTCCAGTTTCGTGAGTTGACCCGTTTCCTCAACCGAGGGGACCCAAAAAAGAGAAGCGAGATTGGGGTGTTGCGAGAATCGAACTCACGACCTCTCGCACCCGAAGCGAGAATCATACCACTAGACCAAACACCCTTTTTGATATCCGAGGTGTCTTTTTAAAGATTATTAACCCATAGCGAACagccttttgtcttccctttcccaaTTTATCTCCGCTCATTCGAAATTcctagggtttctctctctctctctctcaattgattCAGTTGGGAACCCTCAAAATTGCATCAACTTTCGCGGGTGGTAGTACTCGTCGAGATAGTTACCAGGATGGCTCAGCCCAGCAACCATGTAAGCTCAATCTctccatgttttttttgtttttttattttttatctattaTCTATGCAGACAAAATTATGCTTCCATTGCTGTGTACACATGATTATTATCGGGATTTTATGCACTACACATTGGCCGTTGCTGTTGTTTCAAATAATGATGGCTGAATACAAGAATCTCTCTTATGGACTGTTTTTTGTGTGCAGCCGGTTGGGGTTGACAACACTTTTAGGAGGAAGTTCGATCGAGAGGAGTATTTACAGCGCGCTCGCGAGCGCGAGGAACAGGTCTGTTCGTCCCTTCAAattagctttttttttctttctttctttttgaaggAACAAAGTTTGCCCCTTTATTCCTGCATCTTTCTCTTCATTCAGTTTCCTTTGACTAACtgtggtgtttttttgttatgtaGGAGGCTGATGGTCGGTTTAAATCCAAATGTAAGTTAATTGGATTACCGAATTCTACTGCATTCATACATTATGCTCGCATTCTATGGTTTGTAGTTTGAAAGCTCTAGATGGTTTATATTTGGTTCTCTATGCATATGCTAGCTAGTTTGAGTTTTAAATGCCGGTTTTGTGTGTATGTAGCAAAAGGTCCTCCAGTACAGAGGAAACCTTTGAAGCACAGGGATTATGAAGTGGATCTCAATTCTCGCTTGGGAAAGACTCAGGTTAGCTTCTCTGTCTCTCCCGTATTAGGAGTGTATCGTACTATTGTTTAATTGCAGTTGAGTAGGTAATCTCTCGATTGTGGTGTTAAATGACATATAGTGTTTCATTGTATTGGTTGCTCTAAGCCTTAATACATGGTTTGATTCTGGAGAATTGTGCAAGGACATGGGTATATTACTTTATTCATTGGAAAATTCGTTTACCACTGTGTTTTTCTCTTGAAGTACTTTAGCTACCTTAATTTTTAATGCAGTGGAATCACCTTAACTTTGTTTTGGATTAAAGTGCCCTGTAACTTTTTCAATGATCCACTGGAAATGTCAATCCTATTTCCGATAGGGGCAGTTGACAATTGAATCCGATTTTCCCCATTCGAGGCCTTGAGGAGGGTGGTCGGTTCTGGTTCTTCCGCCCCTTGGTCTACGCATATCAGGAGCCCAGCTAACGCTGTTCAAAATCCTTTTGGTATCGAAAACACTGTTCATAccctttcaaaattttcattttcaccAGATCTATTTTTGCCACAaatcacatctctctctctcccattccaatcactctttctctctctaaaacttaCTCACAGGCCACAATCCATTTCCCATTGAAGGGATATGCGTTTGTGCAttgttcatatatatatttgtatatatgtaGTTTTACTCGCATTATATACAATTCTGTTACATTGCCCACTCAATCCCACATTATGAATGCCTACAATTACAAGAGTGTGCTCTGTATCATCCAATCTCACTTCACGAATGCTATCAACTTCTCATGCATGGTTGGCTGGGTGCTTTAAAACCCATATTTTGATTCTTTCTCGATCCTTGTCATGGCATCATTGGTAGACACTAACTGAAAGTGTGGGATGGTTGGGAGCAAAATCAGTGCGAAGGATTTGCTAGCTCATTCATTGGCACGAATCAACATGTTTCCTTCCTTTGGACCCTATTCCACGGATCTATGTCGTTCAACCGAACAACCATATCGTATGAAAATGACAGAAAAACACCAAGTTAATTTTATGGCTCTGCTTGCAGTTTACCTCACAGTAATTCATCTGAAACTTAGCAGCTTGTACTTGCATGGATTCATAGTAATGAAAGGTTGCTAAAAGATATCAAATGTCTCTTACTCCGCTGATTTCATGTTTGGATGATTTGAATTGCTGAAGTTTTTTGGCCTTGTCTGTCAAGCTCCTAGGATCATTCTTGTGGCATTGATGGTAAAAGTTTGGATTTTTTAGAAGCCTGTGGGCTGTGGCTGTAACTTTTGGGGTGGTGAAATTTGTTGTACTAGTAAGTTAATTATTAGTTTCTGCTATTGTGAGAATGGTTATTATTTCTTGTCAATCTTGAAGGCTTAAACCATTGAAACAGTTTTTAACTTCTTATGTTGGATGCAAGTTGTCTCTGATTTTTCACTATTATTACACATGCGTCATGATTCTTCTGTAGTTACTAACAGATTTAATTACTGTCTATGCCAGGTCGTTACGCCAATAGCACCTCTAAGCCAACAGGTATTATCGAACCTCTTACATTATAAGCCACTCACTGATGAAGTTTTGTGTAtattttttctccatctttttCTTGGATTCGCAGTTTGCCATTATTTGGTAGTTGTTGAATTAcccgcattattattattattagtatgATATCCAATTTGAACTCTTTGATATCAAGATaagctattgcactgtttttagTTCTAATGAATAGCTTTGGCAGACCGCATAGTCATGTTGACTGGTATTAGTCTGTTGCAGTCTTTATCCCCACCTATGGTTGTTTACCCTTACACTTGTTACAGGGAACGATTTAGCATGTATTCCATGAGAGCCGAATTCCAAAGTTCTGCTTGCCTGTCCACCACCTTAtaaatcagtgttctaaaacaaggaattaatcggcaattaatcacTGATTAATATctggcggggcctatccgattaggtccaattaacgattaatcgccgattactaattaacatgcaccgattaatcgctcgaaggtggccgaccgcccgactagcgccaagcgacttttagaacattgttactctctccgtctcaaaatatttgtccggtccgcaaaacggagtcttaaaaataatacgatttttgcaagaaaaattcaaaagttttttaacaacttactagatatcaatgacttctattaatttgtgaaaaaagtttgaattttttctttaaaaaattgcattattttaaAGTTATtgttttgcggactggacaaacaatttgggacggaggaagtataatTTACTCCTCTAGCAAATCTTTTCACCTGTTCTACCTTACGTTCACAACTAAGACCGCAAATCTCCACGCTAAAAGCTGTACTCAAGATGTCAATTTTGTGCGCTGACATTCTCTTCTCTAGCCCTCCAAGTCCACAAATCTTAGGGACTTGATTTACATGCAATAATAGGCTGATCCAAAGAGCACCATCATCCTTGAGGAGCCTTTTGCATTCCAATTCACGAGATGGGATTTAAAATTCTTTCCTAGGTTGACCCGAAGACTCTTTTTGAAGTTGGGAACCAGAATGAGTAGTGAGAAGGCAAGCCTTCtacttaaaagaaaaacaatcacTTCCTTAGTATTGTGTTCTCCTTCCTTCCTTTGAATTGAAGCAATCCTTTCTCAGCCTCTAGCAGCAGAGTGCCATTGATTTCTTCTCATATCACATTACTTTTGGGCTGTGTAATTCGGatcaaggatttttttttcctttttccctgAATGTAATACCGTCATCGACTGTAATGTTTTTCCAAATCATGCTCTAGCAAATTGATTGTTCTCTAggaaaaaaacagtaaaaagtTTGGTTATATTCCTTCTGGTTCGTTCTATTCTGTATGGTAGAAGAATTATGTTCTATAACTTGGATGCTTTGACTCAATCCTGTGAATCTCTTTGATTTTTCATGCTGTGATAAAAtcagtttgtttttttgtttctttttctttttgatttgcAGGCAGGTTATTTCTGCTCAGTTTGTGAATGTGTGGTGAAGGATTCTGCAAACTTTTTGGACCATATCAATGGGAAGAAACGTATGTACTCATGGATATGCTATCTGATTCCACCAGGTTTTTGATTGAAGAAGAATTACTCTGTGTTTGTAGTTTTCTTATGgtacttttggttttgctttctAGATCAAAGAGCTTTGGGTATGTCTATGAGGGTGGAACGGTCCTCTCTTGAGCAGGTACGTGGTTACAAGTATTTTTATTCTACAGTGCTACAAGTGAAATTTGAGAAAAGAGTGAATAAAAAAGAAGCCGAAGAGGTATTATTAGTTGAAGGTTGGTAATACTCCAGCAAACAAGCATGTTGGAGGGCATTTTGCATGTGAAGAGGAAACCACATTAGATCTCTCTCTATAGAAACTCCAAAAACTTTTCTGTTCGAGATCAATTAGTGTCGGTAGACTCAGTACCAACAGTGCATATGCAACATCTAGTGCTGCGCTTACGTAGGCTGTCAGGTGACATTGCCCGAGTCAAGTATGTCGCAAGTCAGTCACAACCAAGAATAATTTACCCCATTCTAAAAATCAAGAATTGGAGCAAAGTCGAGGCTAGTCATTTTTCAGAGCGAAAATAGACTCTTGCACTATACAAAAGATGTGATTCCATTTCTATACTTGTTTTATTTAGGTAGTCATGCTTTTGTCCACTGCTGGGATGTCACTAAATTTGTCATTTCGAGAGTGGTAGCAGTCTTCTTGGGAAAGGAAATGCATGTCAGGGTAGTGGTGGCGATCTTGCTAGACATGTTGGAGTTATTGTAACAGGCAATAATCACATGTGAATTGCTATGGCTAGTATTGAACCATAGTAATTCACTGCTTGgtgcttttgtttttggttataTAGCAAATATTCCATTATCTTGTCGTAAATGAAATAAATTGCTTGGAGACGTGCTATAACCTGACTAGAAGTTTCTTAATGAAAAAAAGGGACCTAAGCTATATTGATCTGTAATGAGTATTCGATGCTTTGCAGATAAAAGGAGCTGATAGGCATAAATAAAGTCATGTCTGTGTAATGGATTTTTGTTCACTTGCGCCTTACAACGTTAAATAGTCTAATACTAACAACCGTTGGGAGTTGGGACCCAACCTCTCACTTGATAAGGTTGGAGTAGCATGGAAATAGTCCTGGGATGGGACATCCCGCAATCCTTTCTACTCATAAATGCTTCGGTATTTAGTGAATGCAGATTATTTATCTGGTCCCAATGTTTCACTTTTGGCAAGAATTGAATTCCCAGTGGAAGTTTGTTAAGACTGTAATTTTCTTATGGTATGCAGGTGCAGGAGCGATTTGAACGTCTCAAGAAGCGTAAAGATACAGAACCTTTTACTGAAAAAGGTAACGCTTGAAATCATGTTGCAATAAACATGCCTGTTAGAATTTAGGCTAGTAGTAATATCAATTGCCCAGTTGTCAACCGTAACACATTAATAGTTAACATGTTTCCTCAACCCACTATTTTTTATCACCAGTGCATTAGCACCTTTG
This region includes:
- the LOC131307458 gene encoding uncharacterized protein LOC131307458; translation: MAQPSNHPVGVDNTFRRKFDREEYLQRAREREEQEADGRFKSKSKGPPVQRKPLKHRDYEVDLNSRLGKTQVVTPIAPLSQQAGYFCSVCECVVKDSANFLDHINGKKHQRALGMSMRVERSSLEQVQERFERLKKRKDTEPFTEKDLDERILKQQQEEEERKRQRRERKKEKKKEKAAEEEPELDPDVAAMMGFGGFGSSKK
- the LOC131307457 gene encoding protein disulfide-isomerase like 2-1-like: MSSSQICWPLAVLALFLLSSAFADEVVVLTEDNFEKEVGQDRAALVEFYAPWCGHCKKLAPEYEKLGTSFKKAKSVVIGKVDCDEHKSLCSKYGVSGYPTIQWFPKGSLEPKKYEGPRNAEALAEFVNSEGGTNVKIAAAPSNVVVLTADNFDEVVLDEKKDVLVEFYAPWCGHCKNLAPVYENVATAFKLEDDVVIANLDADKHKDLGEKYGVSGFPTLKFFPKSNKAGEDYNGGRDLDDFVTFINEKCGTSRDAKGQLTDKAGIVESLDALVKEFVSAGSEEKKAIFGRIEEEAEKLKGSAARYGKIYLKAAKSCMEKGADYAKNEIQRVERMLNKAISATKADEFTLKKNILSTFA